A part of Streptomyces sp. NBC_01235 genomic DNA contains:
- a CDS encoding cupredoxin domain-containing protein, with amino-acid sequence MATTLMTFVRRNVGPGLAAGALAGILVACGGGNGSGGGSSPSTPEQSGKPGTTQVDVKLVDFKMELSKSTLKAGAHTFVVKNDGHHDHAMEIEGPGTEQKTRTLAPGESANLTVSLKDGKYQVYCPVDGHKDLGMKTELTVGGTASTGNGTNTTDGNGY; translated from the coding sequence ATGGCGACGACACTCATGACGTTCGTGCGCAGGAACGTCGGGCCCGGGCTGGCCGCCGGGGCACTGGCGGGCATCCTCGTGGCGTGCGGAGGCGGGAACGGCAGCGGTGGTGGCTCGTCACCGTCGACCCCGGAACAGAGTGGCAAGCCGGGAACCACCCAGGTGGACGTGAAGCTGGTCGACTTCAAGATGGAGCTGTCCAAGAGCACCTTGAAGGCGGGTGCCCACACGTTCGTCGTCAAGAACGACGGCCATCACGACCACGCCATGGAGATCGAGGGTCCCGGAACGGAACAGAAGACGCGGACGCTGGCACCCGGAGAGTCGGCGAACCTCACCGTCTCGCTGAAGGACGGCAAGTACCAGGTCTACTGTCCCGTCGACGGCCACAAGGACCTGGGCATGAAGACCGAGCTCACCGTGGGCGGCACCGCCTCGACGGGCAACGGAACCAACACGACCGACGGCAATGGCTACTGA
- a CDS encoding RNA polymerase sigma factor, producing the protein MRRLGLPLGRLSDEALLAGMATGAPEAALAFVRRFQRMVFGIAVAVVDDPQLAEDIAQQAFERAWRHAQVYDSRRGSVKTWLGTITHNLAIDAVRARKATPVSPEDLDALLGIVTRTPEQWALADEAASRIRAAVAGLPRQQARAVVMAGIYGMTARQISEFEGIPLGTAKTRIRTAMGKLRTVLGPERADHD; encoded by the coding sequence ATGCGGAGATTGGGCCTACCACTCGGGCGGCTCTCGGACGAGGCGCTGCTGGCGGGAATGGCGACCGGCGCCCCGGAGGCCGCCCTCGCGTTCGTCCGCCGGTTCCAGCGCATGGTCTTCGGCATCGCCGTCGCTGTCGTCGACGACCCCCAGCTCGCCGAGGACATCGCCCAGCAGGCCTTCGAAAGGGCTTGGCGTCATGCGCAGGTCTACGACTCCCGGCGTGGATCGGTGAAGACCTGGCTGGGGACCATCACGCACAACCTGGCGATCGACGCCGTCCGCGCGCGCAAGGCGACCCCGGTCTCCCCCGAGGACCTCGACGCTCTGCTCGGCATCGTGACCCGGACGCCCGAGCAGTGGGCACTGGCCGACGAGGCGGCATCCCGCATACGGGCCGCGGTGGCGGGCCTGCCGCGCCAGCAGGCGCGTGCCGTGGTCATGGCCGGGATCTACGGGATGACCGCACGGCAGATCTCCGAGTTCGAAGGGATCCCCCTGGGCACGGCGAAGACACGGATCAGGACGGCGATGGGGAAACTGCGGACGGTTCTGGGACCCGAGCGAGCCGATCATGACTGA
- a CDS encoding TetR/AcrR family transcriptional regulator encodes MPDSKPPTAATAPRSSGAPAPRRSDATRTAILDAARERFAADGYERATIRAIARDASIDPSMVMRYYGSKEGLFAAAVAVDLKLPDLAALPRDAVGWALVTHFLAMWEENEVLTALLRVGVTNQAGAERMQGIFRDQLLPVARAVCPDPEQFPARAALCATQLLGLALTRYVLRFPPVVALHREEAVAWLAPTVQRYLTAPHP; translated from the coding sequence ATGCCAGACAGCAAGCCCCCCACCGCAGCCACCGCGCCTCGCAGCTCCGGCGCCCCCGCTCCCCGCCGCTCCGACGCCACCCGCACCGCCATCCTCGACGCCGCGCGCGAACGCTTCGCCGCCGACGGCTACGAGCGGGCGACCATCCGTGCCATCGCCCGGGACGCGAGCATCGACCCCTCGATGGTGATGCGGTACTACGGCAGCAAGGAGGGCCTCTTCGCGGCGGCCGTCGCCGTCGACCTGAAGCTGCCCGATCTCGCCGCACTGCCCCGCGACGCGGTCGGCTGGGCCCTCGTGACCCACTTTCTCGCCATGTGGGAGGAGAACGAGGTGCTCACCGCGCTGCTCCGGGTCGGCGTGACCAACCAGGCCGGGGCCGAACGGATGCAGGGCATCTTCCGCGACCAGCTTCTCCCGGTGGCACGCGCGGTCTGCCCCGACCCCGAGCAGTTCCCGGCCCGGGCGGCACTGTGCGCGACCCAACTGCTCGGGCTCGCGCTCACCCGCTACGTCCTGCGCTTCCCGCCGGTCGTGGCGCTGCACCGCGAGGAGGCGGTGGCCTGGCTCGCGCCCACGGTGCAGCGGTACCTGACGGCCCCGCACCCGTAA
- a CDS encoding FAD-dependent monooxygenase: protein MNGTTGTTGTTGTTGGTTPRPVIVVGSGPTGLLLAGDLATAGVPVTLLEKRSHRISNLSRAFVLHARTLEQLDARGLADEIEKAGRPLDRLRLFGRLTIALDTLPTRFNHLLVIPQYEVEKALERRAVEAGVEFRYETEVTGLSQDADGVTVEVRTPAGVTEDLRAEYVVGTDGMRSAVRNAIGLPFPGHSVIRSVVLADVRLAEEPETLLTVNAVGDAFAFLAPFGDGYYRLIGWNRARDVPDSEPLDLDEVKEITRLALGRDFGMHDARWMSRFHSDERQAPAYRVGRVFLAGDAAHVHTPAGGQGMNTGLQDAANLSWKLAQVVRGHATADLLDTYQAERHPVGRSVLRSSGGIVRLAMAKRPWTLALRAALTTFLDTAAPARRKAVGQITGIGYRYPAPRGAHRLTGTRVPDVALADGTRLYEALRGGRFVLITPDAYDGQGAAAREDRLVAAHWASGRRTALLVRPDGYVAWASDTADPAAVEAALSAHVG from the coding sequence ATGAACGGCACCACTGGCACCACTGGCACCACTGGCACAACTGGGGGCACCACCCCGCGCCCCGTGATCGTCGTAGGCTCCGGCCCCACCGGCCTTCTCCTGGCCGGTGACCTCGCCACCGCCGGCGTCCCCGTCACCCTCCTCGAAAAGCGCTCCCACAGGATCAGCAACCTCTCCCGCGCCTTCGTCCTGCACGCCCGCACCCTCGAACAGCTCGACGCCCGCGGCCTCGCCGACGAGATCGAGAAGGCCGGCCGCCCCCTCGACCGCCTCCGCCTCTTCGGCCGCCTCACCATCGCCCTCGACACCCTCCCCACCCGCTTCAACCACCTCCTCGTCATCCCGCAGTACGAGGTGGAGAAGGCGCTGGAGCGGCGCGCGGTCGAGGCGGGCGTGGAGTTCCGGTACGAGACGGAGGTGACCGGTCTGAGCCAGGACGCGGACGGCGTGACGGTCGAGGTCCGCACCCCCGCCGGTGTCACCGAAGACCTGCGCGCCGAGTACGTCGTCGGCACCGACGGCATGCGCAGCGCCGTGCGGAACGCGATCGGCCTGCCCTTTCCCGGCCACTCCGTCATCCGCTCCGTCGTCCTCGCCGACGTCAGACTCGCCGAGGAGCCCGAGACGCTGCTCACCGTCAACGCCGTCGGCGACGCCTTCGCCTTCCTCGCGCCCTTCGGCGACGGCTACTACCGCCTGATCGGCTGGAACCGCGCCCGCGACGTGCCCGACAGCGAGCCCCTCGACCTCGACGAGGTCAAGGAGATCACCCGGCTCGCCCTCGGCCGCGACTTCGGGATGCACGACGCCCGCTGGATGTCCCGCTTCCACAGCGACGAACGCCAGGCGCCCGCCTACCGCGTCGGCCGCGTCTTCCTGGCCGGTGACGCCGCGCACGTGCACACCCCGGCCGGCGGCCAGGGCATGAACACCGGCCTGCAGGACGCGGCCAACCTGAGCTGGAAGCTCGCCCAGGTGGTCCGCGGCCACGCGACCGCCGACCTCCTCGACACCTACCAGGCCGAACGCCATCCGGTCGGCAGGTCGGTCCTGCGCAGCAGCGGCGGCATCGTCCGCCTCGCCATGGCCAAGCGCCCCTGGACCCTGGCCCTGCGCGCCGCCCTCACCACCTTCCTCGACACCGCCGCCCCCGCCCGCCGCAAGGCGGTCGGCCAGATCACCGGCATCGGCTACCGCTACCCCGCCCCCCGTGGCGCCCACCGCCTCACCGGCACCCGCGTCCCCGACGTGGCCCTGGCCGACGGCACCCGCCTCTACGAGGCCCTGCGCGGCGGCCGCTTCGTCCTGATCACCCCGGACGCGTACGACGGGCAGGGCGCCGCCGCCCGCGAGGACCGGCTCGTCGCGGCGCACTGGGCGAGCGGCCGCCGTACGGCACTCCTGGTCCGCCCCGACGGGTACGTGGCCTGGGCGTCCGACACCGCCGACCCGGCCGCTGTCGAGGCCGCCCTCTCGGCGCACGTCGGCTGA